The Sorangiineae bacterium MSr11367 genome window below encodes:
- a CDS encoding beta-ketoacyl-[acyl-carrier-protein] synthase family protein, whose product MSEPLRISVTGVGLVTSVGETREATWAALRRGERGIFPIDLFDTTGQRASLGGAVRGLTLETAPKEYRGGAWSRSTLLALHAAREAMAQARLDPRRVRVGLVVGATTGGMFETEARLAELHVRPDSQQAQLEMLAHPLTSTGDCLDEAIGPFWQIRTVASACSSGANALLVAANWLLSGRVDAVVAGGTDGLCRLTLSGFNALAAIDPEPCRPFDRRRRGLNLGEGSGFLVLERSTRALARGAEPLAELAGWALGAEAHHITNPEPTGVAAGRIIRAAMDEAGLDASLVDYVNAHGTGTPLNDSMETAALRLALGHEIARIPVSSSKGQIGHTLAAAGAIEAGIAALTVHKQSLVPTAGLEEPDPNCSLVHVPGVGRDARVRAVLTNSFGFGGMDSALVFTEPGLVPARDRRGRKVVVTGAAALTPRGLYGTTDCGELLQRDAGERAREVTLDLGAHLDLGRARRLDRSSRMAALVVERAYHESGALAHGPGEDLGVILGSSFGTISASAAFMHRLFEKGPRLASPADFPNLVPSSPVGHVSIYLGLGGPALATSDLAASGESAWAQAIELVEGGEADVIAAGGYEEASDIVERSIAILFERSAERNSEHQLRAEGAAAVILEEKGHARARGAEVLAEVAQVLTWRDHDASPLLPLEPPRGPAGGASVILPRRDRGLEDMLTRSAWRGVPVRVCEGACGEHDALGAAAVAAAVSEFAHRRITDALVLGVAPGRGYALRLVAP is encoded by the coding sequence GTGAGCGAGCCGCTTCGGATTTCGGTGACCGGCGTCGGTCTGGTCACCTCCGTGGGCGAGACGCGGGAGGCCACGTGGGCCGCGCTCCGACGGGGCGAGCGCGGAATTTTTCCGATCGACCTCTTCGATACGACGGGCCAGCGCGCCTCGCTGGGTGGTGCTGTTCGCGGCCTGACGTTGGAGACCGCCCCCAAAGAGTACCGAGGCGGCGCCTGGTCGCGCTCCACGCTGCTCGCGCTCCATGCGGCGCGCGAAGCCATGGCGCAGGCGCGACTCGATCCGCGGCGCGTGCGTGTCGGGCTCGTGGTGGGGGCGACGACCGGCGGCATGTTCGAGACGGAAGCGCGCCTTGCCGAGCTTCACGTGCGCCCCGACTCGCAGCAGGCGCAGCTCGAGATGCTCGCGCATCCGCTGACGTCCACGGGCGATTGCCTCGACGAAGCCATCGGGCCCTTCTGGCAGATCCGCACCGTGGCCAGCGCCTGCTCGAGCGGAGCGAATGCGCTGTTGGTCGCGGCCAATTGGCTCTTGTCGGGCCGGGTCGATGCCGTGGTGGCGGGTGGCACCGATGGCCTTTGCCGGCTGACATTGAGCGGCTTCAATGCGCTCGCGGCGATCGATCCGGAGCCGTGCCGCCCGTTCGATCGGCGACGCCGCGGTTTGAACTTGGGCGAAGGCTCGGGCTTTCTCGTGCTCGAGCGCTCCACGCGTGCACTCGCGCGCGGGGCGGAGCCGCTGGCGGAGCTCGCGGGCTGGGCCCTCGGCGCGGAGGCGCACCACATCACGAACCCCGAGCCCACGGGCGTGGCCGCGGGCCGCATCATCCGAGCGGCCATGGACGAAGCGGGGCTCGATGCGAGCCTCGTCGACTACGTGAATGCGCACGGCACCGGCACGCCGCTGAACGATTCGATGGAGACGGCGGCGCTGCGTTTGGCGCTGGGCCACGAGATCGCGCGCATTCCGGTGTCGAGCTCCAAGGGCCAAATTGGCCATACGCTGGCCGCGGCCGGTGCCATCGAAGCGGGCATCGCGGCGCTGACGGTGCACAAGCAATCCCTCGTGCCCACGGCGGGGCTCGAGGAGCCGGATCCGAATTGTTCCTTGGTGCACGTCCCCGGTGTCGGGCGCGATGCTCGGGTGCGGGCCGTGCTCACGAATTCGTTCGGCTTCGGCGGGATGGACAGTGCCCTGGTCTTCACCGAGCCAGGGCTCGTCCCGGCGCGCGATCGCCGCGGGCGCAAGGTGGTGGTGACCGGCGCCGCCGCACTCACGCCGCGCGGCCTCTACGGGACGACCGATTGCGGTGAGCTTTTGCAGCGCGACGCCGGGGAGCGGGCGCGCGAAGTGACCTTGGATCTCGGGGCGCACCTCGACCTGGGGCGCGCGCGCCGGCTGGATCGCTCCTCGCGCATGGCCGCGTTGGTGGTGGAGCGCGCGTACCACGAGTCGGGCGCCCTGGCGCATGGCCCGGGCGAGGACCTCGGCGTCATTCTGGGCAGCTCCTTCGGGACCATTTCCGCATCCGCGGCGTTCATGCACCGCCTGTTCGAGAAGGGACCGCGTTTGGCGAGCCCCGCGGACTTTCCCAATCTGGTGCCGAGCTCCCCGGTGGGCCACGTTTCGATTTACTTGGGCCTCGGCGGCCCGGCGTTGGCCACGTCCGATCTGGCGGCGAGCGGCGAGAGCGCATGGGCGCAGGCCATCGAGTTGGTGGAGGGCGGGGAAGCCGACGTCATCGCGGCGGGTGGCTACGAGGAGGCGAGCGACATCGTCGAGCGGAGCATCGCGATCCTGTTCGAGCGCTCCGCCGAGCGCAATTCGGAGCATCAGCTGCGCGCCGAGGGCGCGGCGGCCGTCATCCTCGAAGAGAAGGGGCACGCGCGGGCGCGCGGGGCCGAGGTTCTCGCCGAGGTGGCGCAGGTACTCACCTGGCGCGACCACGATGCCTCGCCGCTCCTGCCGCTGGAGCCCCCCCGCGGGCCGGCCGGTGGTGCATCCGTCATTCTTCCGCGCCGGGATCGCGGTCTCGAGGACATGCTCACGCGCTCCGCCTGGCGTGGCGTGCCCGTGCGCGTGTGCGAGGGCGCTTGCGGCGAGCACGATGCGCTGGGCGCCGCCGCGGTGGCCGCCGCAGTTTCGGAATTCGCGCACCGTCGCATCACCGATGCGCTGGTTCTCGGTGTGGCCCCAGGGCGCGGGTATGCGCTGCGCCTGGTCGCGCCGTGA
- a CDS encoding phosphopantetheine-binding protein → MAESTIRAQIKQLIVRELNLEGKDPASIQDEAPLFGEGLGLDSLDALQLAMSIEETFGVRIPEGDEARPIFRSVASLAEYILRNQGAQDGVPLAGGPSASFPSSAT, encoded by the coding sequence ATGGCAGAGTCGACTATCCGAGCCCAGATTAAACAGCTTATCGTTCGCGAGCTCAACCTAGAGGGGAAAGATCCCGCAAGCATCCAGGACGAGGCTCCACTCTTCGGTGAAGGCTTGGGGCTGGACTCGCTGGACGCGTTGCAGCTCGCCATGAGCATCGAGGAGACCTTTGGCGTGCGCATCCCGGAAGGGGACGAGGCGCGGCCCATCTTCCGCTCCGTCGCGTCGCTCGCCGAGTACATCCTGCGCAACCAAGGCGCGCAGGACGGGGTCCCGTTGGCTGGCGGCCCCAGCGCCTCTTTCCCATCCAGCGCGACATAG